A single genomic interval of Arthrobacter sp. NicSoilB8 harbors:
- a CDS encoding glycoside hydrolase family 32 protein gives MTETTTPPAGAAEDTALNIRPILHYTARNTWLNDPNGLVWHQGIYHLFYQNNPFDNVWGNMSWGHATSTDLLHWTEHPVAIACDEEEDVFSGSIVVDHGNTSGFGTVEDPALVAIYTSAFKEGSVHQGTQAQSLAFSTDAGMTWNKYAANPVLGRGSAHFRDPKVFRYEGPAGTCWVMVAVEAQHQQVVLYRSANLKDWEYLSTFGPANATGGEWECPDLFPLPVDGDPDNVKWVLVVNINPGAVAGGSGGQYFVGDFDGVQFTADSDSLVPAGADGTTDLRHCLWLDWGRDYYAAVSFSNAPENRRIMIGWMNNWDYANTLPTSPWRSGMSLAREVELATVDGLPRLVQRPVLPLDCGEPTRTIHDLELNGSRLQLPDAMPGSAQLIEAEILPGTARTVAFRLLGASGGSAATVLSFDADTSRLTLDRRNSGNTAFHGKFASAESAPVKLDGGVLRLRVIVDQCSVEVFAQGGRVVLSDLVFPLSGNLGTDVRVEGGTAIVRKLAVTALS, from the coding sequence ATGACTGAGACAACGACGCCACCGGCCGGCGCCGCCGAAGACACCGCCCTTAACATCCGGCCGATACTTCACTACACAGCCAGGAACACGTGGCTGAACGACCCCAACGGACTCGTGTGGCACCAGGGCATCTACCATCTCTTCTACCAAAACAACCCCTTCGACAACGTCTGGGGCAACATGTCCTGGGGACACGCCACCTCAACCGACCTTCTGCACTGGACCGAACACCCGGTTGCCATCGCCTGCGACGAGGAAGAAGACGTCTTTTCCGGCAGCATCGTGGTGGACCACGGCAATACCTCGGGATTCGGCACAGTGGAAGATCCGGCCTTGGTGGCCATCTACACGAGCGCCTTCAAGGAAGGCTCGGTGCACCAAGGGACACAAGCCCAGTCTCTCGCGTTCTCCACGGACGCCGGCATGACGTGGAACAAATACGCAGCCAACCCGGTGCTTGGCCGCGGCTCGGCCCATTTCCGGGACCCCAAGGTGTTCCGCTACGAGGGACCGGCCGGTACCTGCTGGGTCATGGTGGCGGTGGAGGCCCAGCACCAGCAGGTTGTGCTGTACCGCTCCGCCAACCTCAAGGACTGGGAATACCTGAGCACCTTCGGCCCTGCAAACGCCACAGGCGGCGAATGGGAATGCCCCGACCTGTTCCCGCTCCCCGTCGACGGAGACCCAGACAACGTCAAGTGGGTCCTAGTGGTCAATATCAACCCGGGTGCCGTGGCCGGCGGCTCCGGAGGGCAGTACTTCGTCGGCGACTTCGACGGGGTGCAGTTCACCGCCGACTCTGATTCACTCGTTCCAGCGGGTGCCGACGGGACCACGGATCTCAGACACTGCCTGTGGCTCGACTGGGGACGTGACTACTACGCCGCCGTCTCCTTCAGCAACGCCCCGGAGAACCGCCGCATCATGATCGGCTGGATGAACAACTGGGACTACGCCAACACCTTGCCCACGTCCCCGTGGCGCTCCGGGATGTCCCTTGCCCGCGAGGTCGAGCTCGCGACAGTGGACGGCTTGCCGCGCCTGGTGCAGCGCCCGGTGCTGCCGTTGGACTGTGGGGAGCCGACCCGCACCATCCACGACCTGGAACTTAACGGCTCCCGGTTGCAACTGCCCGACGCGATGCCCGGATCAGCCCAGCTGATCGAGGCCGAGATCCTGCCCGGGACGGCCCGGACCGTTGCCTTCAGGCTTCTCGGCGCATCGGGCGGGAGCGCCGCAACGGTTCTCAGCTTCGATGCCGATACGAGCCGGCTCACCCTGGATCGCCGCAACTCCGGAAACACCGCCTTCCACGGAAAGTTCGCATCGGCCGAGTCGGCGCCAGTGAAGCTCGACGGCGGCGTGCTAAGGCTACGTGTAATCGTCGACCAGTGCTCCGTGGAGGTCTTCGCCCAAGGCGGGAGGGTGGTCCTGAGCGATCTGGTGTTCCCCCTGTCCGGGAACCTCGGCACCGACGTGCGCGTGGAAGGCGGCACGGCCATTGTGCGGAAACTGGCCGTCACGGCCCTGTCCTAA
- a CDS encoding NosD domain-containing protein, giving the protein MSSNNYYDVTTWPVGNPSEDVGEVINSIIADIKDRQTVTDANNGGKPGAVIYIPPGDYHLRTQVVIDVSFLRIYGSGHGFTSSSIRFNVPEDEWPDLHELWPGGSRILVDIPLGRDGEESKGAAFYVERSGSPRISSVEFSNFCIDGLHFNSDGSGMHPENTYVNGKTGIYVANANDSFRVTGMGFVYLENALTIYNADALSVHDNFIAECGSCIELRGWGQASKITDNLVGAGFKGHSIYAQNHGGLLITANNVFPRGASSVHLDGVTRSSVTNNRLHSFYPGMVVLAANSSENLVATNHFLRDHEPWTPFLGVDNGLNDLHGLLCVSGSNNSVIGNHFSEIINSQSIRPAGATPVIIRLMAGVGNFVSNNHMVAMDVHSKSSDSCFSAQVDALLTTEASDALAVTAVMVDSESARNTILDSGSDAQVIADRAVNAFRATPTIGIQTAQALVAQ; this is encoded by the coding sequence ATGTCAAGCAACAACTACTACGACGTCACTACGTGGCCCGTCGGCAATCCGTCCGAGGACGTCGGTGAAGTAATCAACAGCATCATCGCTGACATCAAGGACCGCCAGACCGTCACCGATGCGAACAATGGCGGAAAACCAGGCGCGGTGATCTACATTCCGCCCGGGGACTACCACCTTCGTACGCAGGTGGTGATCGACGTCAGTTTCCTCAGGATCTATGGCTCGGGACACGGCTTTACATCATCGAGCATCCGGTTCAACGTTCCCGAAGACGAATGGCCCGACTTGCATGAGCTGTGGCCCGGGGGGAGCCGCATTCTGGTCGACATTCCCCTCGGCCGAGACGGGGAGGAATCCAAGGGGGCCGCCTTCTACGTTGAGCGAAGCGGGAGCCCACGGATCAGCTCGGTCGAGTTCTCCAACTTCTGCATCGACGGGTTGCACTTCAACTCGGACGGCTCGGGGATGCATCCGGAGAACACCTACGTCAACGGCAAGACCGGTATCTATGTCGCGAACGCCAATGACTCATTCCGCGTAACCGGCATGGGGTTCGTCTACCTTGAGAACGCTCTCACTATCTACAACGCGGACGCGCTGTCCGTTCACGACAACTTCATCGCTGAATGCGGAAGCTGCATCGAGCTGCGCGGGTGGGGACAGGCGTCAAAGATCACCGACAACTTGGTCGGAGCAGGCTTCAAAGGACACTCGATCTACGCCCAGAACCATGGCGGGCTCCTGATAACCGCGAACAACGTCTTCCCCCGTGGTGCGAGCAGCGTCCATCTCGACGGCGTCACGCGTTCGAGCGTCACCAACAACCGTTTGCATTCGTTCTACCCCGGGATGGTGGTGCTTGCAGCGAATAGTTCGGAAAACCTCGTGGCCACGAATCACTTCCTGCGTGACCACGAGCCCTGGACGCCCTTCCTGGGAGTCGACAACGGACTGAACGACCTCCACGGACTTCTCTGCGTCAGCGGCAGCAACAACTCTGTCATCGGCAACCACTTCTCCGAGATCATCAACTCCCAGAGCATCCGGCCGGCAGGTGCGACGCCTGTCATCATCCGGCTGATGGCGGGAGTTGGCAACTTCGTCTCCAACAACCACATGGTGGCGATGGACGTTCACTCCAAGTCAAGTGACTCCTGCTTCTCGGCCCAGGTGGACGCTCTGTTGACGACCGAGGCTTCGGACGCCCTCGCCGTTACGGCCGTCATGGTCGATTCCGAATCAGCCCGGAATACGATCCTTGATTCCGGAAGTGACGCCCAAGTTATCGCAGACAGGGCTGTTAACGCCTTCAGGGCCACACCCACGATCGGTATCCAGACGGCACAGGCACTTGTGGCCCAGTAA
- a CDS encoding LacI family DNA-binding transcriptional regulator, with protein sequence MNKSVGIKDVAAAAGVSVTTVSHVLNDVAYARVGVETRERVHEAAQRLGYGPNRLAQALRTQRSGMIGFISEEIATTPHAGRIILGAEETARARGYRIMIINSTSTSSQDSRESDVADLLDRQVDGILYATMYHRQLAVPKNLVGLPAVLVDSEDISQTVSSVIPDEIAGARSAVQTLIDAGHTRIGMLNNTDDVPATHSRLRAFKETLADAGLPFHEELVQSEHSEVPGGYQAALRLLKPPSRPTAVFCYNDRMAMGAYRAAGELGLRIPDDISFVGFDNQQLIAENLYPALTTVALPHYEMGAWATENLIDAIEGKTDLQLFAAHPTLLPCPMVLRDSVASPRHKDASSRAALDSPTHANT encoded by the coding sequence ATGAACAAGTCAGTTGGCATCAAGGACGTGGCAGCCGCAGCCGGCGTCTCTGTCACGACGGTGTCCCACGTCCTCAATGACGTTGCCTACGCCCGGGTGGGGGTGGAGACGAGGGAACGGGTCCACGAAGCGGCGCAGCGTCTCGGCTACGGCCCGAACCGGCTGGCGCAGGCCCTGCGCACCCAACGCTCGGGCATGATCGGGTTCATCAGCGAGGAAATCGCCACCACCCCGCACGCTGGCCGGATCATTTTGGGGGCCGAGGAGACGGCACGTGCCCGCGGGTACCGCATCATGATCATCAACTCCACCAGCACCAGCTCCCAGGATTCCAGGGAAAGTGATGTGGCGGATCTGCTGGACCGGCAGGTAGACGGCATCCTGTACGCCACGATGTATCACCGCCAACTGGCCGTCCCCAAGAACCTTGTCGGACTCCCCGCTGTCCTGGTGGACTCCGAAGACATCAGCCAGACGGTTTCCTCCGTAATCCCCGACGAAATCGCCGGTGCGAGGTCGGCCGTGCAAACCCTGATCGACGCCGGACACACCCGCATCGGCATGCTCAACAACACCGACGACGTTCCGGCCACCCACTCCCGGCTCAGGGCCTTCAAAGAAACACTCGCGGACGCCGGGCTGCCCTTCCACGAAGAACTGGTCCAGTCCGAGCATTCGGAGGTGCCCGGCGGCTACCAGGCGGCCCTGCGCCTCCTGAAACCCCCAAGCCGGCCCACGGCGGTCTTCTGCTACAACGACCGCATGGCCATGGGCGCGTACCGGGCCGCCGGGGAACTTGGTCTTAGGATTCCGGATGACATCTCCTTCGTCGGTTTCGACAACCAACAACTCATCGCCGAAAACCTCTACCCCGCACTCACAACCGTCGCCCTGCCCCACTACGAAATGGGCGCATGGGCAACCGAAAACCTGATCGACGCCATCGAGGGCAAAACCGACCTGCAGCTGTTCGCCGCTCACCCGACCCTTCTTCCCTGTCCCATGGTTCTTCGCGATTCCGTCGCCTCCCCAAGACATAAGGACGCTTCCAGTAGAGCGGCCCTGGACTCTCCTACACACGCCAACACCTGA
- a CDS encoding carbohydrate kinase, whose product MHITPVPPCPETDVVVVGEAIIDIIDTAAGPVEFPGGSGMNVAFGLGRLGVSTAFLTALGRDERSKSIQRHLGTAGVRLLPGAEHLDRTSTARALLDSSGSAEYEFDFEWNLPQISPTFLPKVLHTGSLASFMEPGATQVRSLLELFSRRCLITYDPNIRPTLLHSHTEALRTFEDTVALATVVKLSTDDAQWLYPRTSPPDVARRLLDLGTELAIITDGGSGSYLRSNAAEIEVPAPPVAVKDTVGAGDSYMSSLIAGLLDEPEDDFGYGKLTRLGTAASLAAAITVGRHGANPPTRAELIQSLELAQTSRKNSDD is encoded by the coding sequence ATGCACATCACCCCAGTTCCCCCATGCCCCGAAACGGACGTCGTCGTCGTCGGCGAGGCCATAATCGACATCATTGATACCGCCGCAGGACCCGTCGAGTTCCCAGGCGGATCGGGGATGAACGTCGCGTTCGGACTCGGTCGGCTAGGTGTCAGCACCGCATTTCTCACCGCGCTGGGCAGGGATGAACGCAGCAAGAGCATCCAACGGCACCTGGGCACCGCGGGGGTACGCCTGCTTCCGGGAGCCGAACACCTCGACCGCACATCCACTGCCAGGGCGCTTCTCGACAGCAGCGGTTCCGCAGAGTACGAATTCGACTTCGAATGGAACCTCCCCCAAATCAGCCCCACGTTTCTCCCGAAGGTGCTGCATACGGGGTCGCTGGCCTCCTTCATGGAACCCGGAGCAACCCAAGTCCGGTCCTTGCTGGAACTGTTCTCCCGCCGTTGCTTGATCACGTACGACCCCAACATCCGCCCGACACTGCTCCACAGCCACACTGAAGCACTCAGGACCTTCGAAGACACAGTTGCCCTGGCTACCGTCGTGAAGCTCAGTACCGACGATGCCCAGTGGCTCTACCCCCGCACGTCCCCTCCCGACGTCGCGCGGCGGCTGCTTGATCTCGGGACAGAACTGGCAATCATCACGGATGGCGGATCCGGATCCTATCTGCGTTCGAATGCCGCCGAGATCGAAGTGCCAGCACCGCCAGTAGCCGTCAAAGACACTGTCGGCGCAGGCGACTCCTACATGTCCTCGCTCATCGCGGGCCTCCTCGACGAGCCCGAGGACGATTTCGGCTACGGCAAACTCACGCGCCTGGGAACAGCCGCCTCGCTCGCTGCGGCCATAACGGTCGGACGGCACGGGGCGAACCCGCCAACACGGGCAGAACTGATCCAATCTCTGGAACTGGCCCAAACTTCCCGAAAGAACTCCGATGACTGA
- a CDS encoding extracellular solute-binding protein, which produces MSSRKTISRLAVVGSVSAAVLLAATACGAGGPAASGGAAGSINVLVEAGGHAELTAVAEKCKQETGVSANFVELPYDGLFNRLSSEFSSGSVSFDVAALDSVWLPNFKDAVQPLDELFTDDVKKDIFPSLVKEANVDGHFIGMPAWTNAEIILYRKDLFENAQNKADFKTKYGYDLAAPTTWKQYQDISEFFTKDGMYGTDVKGAVETEWLAHVLQAGSPMVLDANNNVVIDNAAHKEALDFYVSMTKSAPPGAAQVDWAAAQNLFNQGKTAMTRFWAHAYRQIPKDSPVYGKVGTAAMIGGSAGVAGVPGPWYLSVPKASKNAENAKKFIKCAYDHNDLGIQSSLGLASRISAFEKYQDQPGYESFKPLIATLNAPATATRPATTKWQQIVDTVLVPTLQKAVAGGDTTALLSEAKKKVQDLIK; this is translated from the coding sequence ATGTCCTCTCGAAAAACAATCTCCAGGCTCGCCGTGGTCGGCAGCGTCTCCGCCGCGGTACTGCTGGCCGCCACCGCGTGCGGAGCTGGCGGCCCGGCCGCGTCCGGCGGGGCCGCCGGCTCCATCAACGTCCTCGTGGAGGCCGGCGGCCACGCCGAACTGACCGCGGTGGCCGAGAAGTGCAAGCAGGAAACCGGGGTCAGCGCCAACTTTGTCGAGCTGCCCTACGACGGTCTCTTCAACCGGCTCTCCAGTGAGTTTTCCTCCGGCAGCGTCTCCTTTGATGTCGCGGCCCTTGACTCGGTGTGGTTGCCCAACTTCAAGGACGCCGTCCAGCCGCTCGACGAGCTCTTCACTGACGATGTCAAGAAGGACATCTTTCCCTCGCTGGTGAAGGAAGCCAACGTGGACGGACATTTCATCGGGATGCCGGCATGGACCAACGCCGAGATCATCCTCTACCGCAAGGACCTCTTCGAGAACGCCCAGAACAAGGCCGACTTCAAGACCAAGTACGGATATGACCTCGCTGCCCCCACGACCTGGAAGCAGTACCAGGACATTTCGGAGTTCTTCACCAAGGACGGGATGTACGGCACAGATGTCAAGGGCGCTGTGGAAACGGAATGGCTGGCCCATGTGCTGCAGGCGGGCTCACCCATGGTCCTCGATGCGAACAACAACGTCGTGATCGACAACGCGGCCCACAAGGAAGCCCTCGACTTCTACGTCAGCATGACCAAGTCCGCTCCCCCGGGCGCCGCACAGGTGGACTGGGCCGCCGCCCAGAACCTCTTCAACCAGGGCAAGACCGCCATGACCCGCTTCTGGGCCCACGCCTACCGGCAGATCCCCAAAGACTCTCCCGTCTACGGCAAGGTCGGAACCGCGGCCATGATCGGCGGCTCCGCCGGCGTGGCCGGCGTCCCGGGCCCCTGGTACCTGTCCGTTCCGAAGGCAAGCAAGAACGCCGAGAACGCCAAAAAGTTCATCAAATGCGCATATGACCACAACGACCTTGGCATCCAGTCCTCGCTCGGTCTGGCCTCAAGGATTTCCGCGTTCGAAAAGTACCAGGACCAGCCCGGCTACGAAAGCTTCAAGCCGCTGATCGCCACCCTCAACGCACCGGCCACGGCAACCCGCCCCGCGACGACCAAGTGGCAGCAGATCGTCGACACCGTCCTGGTGCCGACCCTGCAGAAGGCCGTGGCCGGCGGGGACACCACAGCGTTGCTGTCCGAAGCCAAGAAAAAGGTCCAGGACCTGATCAAGTAA
- a CDS encoding carbohydrate ABC transporter permease, with protein MSTAQTPDDGALPTHVVPYRPRHAGFAARVSAAHDRSEIPLATATAPPLPITEAPASTPRRRRRYNAEGLEAGKRSTRTLLWILLAAAMVLYSFPFLYLLFTSFKTPIDTIAVPPTILPREWTLENYTNALGRSGVLPSFINSVQTAIISTVLSLVLAVPAAYGITRYKTPSGRVFIMAALVTRMVPPVAIGIPLASMMAGVGLADTPIALSIAHTTISLPLSIWLMSSFFEAVPQDLEEAATVDGCSRLGALWRVVIPVVSGGIAVTAIFAFLASWNEFLFALLMTAVRSQTTPVVIANFQTQFGLDWGSMTALAAVFSIPVILLTLLLQRKIVAGMTLGAVKG; from the coding sequence ATGAGCACCGCCCAGACCCCAGACGACGGCGCCTTGCCGACTCACGTCGTCCCCTACCGGCCACGCCACGCAGGCTTTGCAGCACGCGTCTCCGCAGCGCATGACAGGAGCGAGATCCCTTTGGCTACCGCAACAGCCCCACCCTTGCCTATCACCGAGGCTCCCGCAAGTACCCCCCGGCGGCGCCGCCGCTACAACGCGGAAGGCCTCGAGGCCGGAAAGCGCAGCACGCGGACCCTGCTCTGGATCCTGCTGGCCGCGGCCATGGTGCTCTACAGTTTTCCGTTCCTGTACCTGCTGTTCACGTCCTTCAAGACGCCGATCGACACCATCGCGGTACCGCCCACCATCCTGCCCCGGGAATGGACGCTGGAGAACTACACCAACGCCCTTGGCCGCAGCGGGGTCCTCCCGTCGTTCATCAACAGCGTCCAGACGGCCATCATCAGCACCGTGCTGTCCCTGGTGCTGGCGGTTCCCGCGGCGTATGGGATCACCCGCTACAAGACCCCCAGCGGCCGGGTATTCATCATGGCTGCCCTGGTCACCAGGATGGTCCCGCCCGTCGCCATCGGCATCCCGCTCGCGTCCATGATGGCCGGTGTTGGTTTGGCCGACACCCCCATCGCACTGTCGATCGCGCACACCACCATCTCCCTGCCGCTTTCCATCTGGCTGATGTCCAGCTTCTTCGAAGCCGTCCCGCAGGACCTGGAGGAAGCGGCTACGGTGGACGGCTGCAGCCGGCTGGGCGCCTTGTGGCGGGTGGTCATTCCGGTGGTGTCCGGAGGCATCGCCGTCACGGCCATCTTCGCCTTCCTCGCGTCCTGGAATGAGTTCCTGTTCGCCCTGCTGATGACCGCCGTCCGGTCCCAGACCACCCCGGTGGTCATCGCCAACTTCCAGACCCAGTTCGGACTCGACTGGGGATCCATGACTGCGCTGGCGGCCGTGTTCTCGATCCCGGTCATCCTCCTCACGCTTCTCTTGCAGCGCAAGATCGTCGCAGGCATGACGCTCGGCGCCGTCAAGGGCTGA
- a CDS encoding sugar ABC transporter permease, with translation MRIPDRRFALFLMTPAAVFLAVFVAYPLIRLITDSFYKISPNVGGTREFIGLTNYIEAFSSEAFTGAGWRTLAYTTIVVTLEFTLGLGMALLFTMLGKRSQIWRTVFLYPLMIAPIVAGLLWKFLMIDNFGLIGTLLHQAGILENPNQIGWLSNPDIVLFSVAVPDIWLTTSFMCLVLFAGLQNIPGDLIEAARLDGARAPALLFRIILPLMRPVIAVALVVRGIDAARAFDTILIQTNGGPDSASETMSLLIYRTMIRFGDPGLASAMGTIYLLAMLGVAFFAVATIWRPGTDT, from the coding sequence GTGCGTATCCCTGATCGCCGTTTCGCGCTGTTCCTGATGACCCCTGCCGCCGTTTTCCTCGCGGTGTTTGTGGCCTACCCGCTCATCCGGCTCATCACCGACAGCTTCTACAAAATTTCCCCCAATGTCGGCGGCACCCGCGAATTCATTGGCCTGACCAACTACATTGAAGCTTTCAGCTCCGAAGCCTTCACCGGCGCCGGATGGCGGACCCTCGCCTACACCACCATCGTCGTCACCCTCGAATTCACCCTGGGGCTCGGCATGGCCCTGCTGTTCACCATGCTGGGCAAACGGTCACAGATTTGGCGGACAGTGTTCCTGTACCCGCTGATGATCGCCCCGATCGTGGCCGGCCTGCTCTGGAAGTTCCTCATGATCGACAACTTCGGTCTGATCGGCACCCTCCTGCACCAGGCCGGCATCCTGGAGAACCCGAACCAGATCGGCTGGCTCTCCAACCCGGACATCGTGCTGTTTTCCGTGGCCGTTCCGGATATCTGGCTTACAACCTCGTTCATGTGCCTGGTGCTCTTCGCCGGGCTCCAGAACATCCCCGGAGACCTCATTGAGGCAGCACGGTTGGACGGGGCCCGGGCTCCGGCGCTGCTGTTCCGCATCATCCTTCCCCTAATGCGGCCAGTGATCGCTGTCGCCCTGGTGGTCCGCGGCATCGATGCCGCCCGGGCCTTCGACACGATCCTCATCCAGACCAACGGCGGCCCCGACTCCGCCTCGGAGACCATGAGCCTGCTGATCTACCGGACCATGATCCGATTCGGCGATCCAGGCCTGGCCAGCGCCATGGGCACCATCTACCTGCTCGCGATGCTCGGCGTCGCATTCTTCGCCGTGGCAACCATCTGGCGGCCCGGAACGGACACCTGA